A genomic stretch from Juglans microcarpa x Juglans regia isolate MS1-56 chromosome 3S, Jm3101_v1.0, whole genome shotgun sequence includes:
- the LOC121258035 gene encoding dnaJ homolog subfamily B member 1-like, producing the protein MGVDYYNILKVSRNASEEDLKKAYKRLAMKWHPDKNPANKKESEAKFKQISEAYDILSEPQKRQIYDLYGEEGLQAAEFSGLNSAGGPFAAGNSGFQYNPRDAEDIFAEFFGGSVVGGNGGSRFSSGEEVGRNKVKKKANPKAAAVESKLLCSLEELYNGCRRKMRISRSVPDEFGRPKTVEEILKIDIKPGWKKGTKITFPEKGNLEPGVTPADLIFVVDEKPHAIFLRDGNDLVVNQEISLLEALAGVTLNLTTLDQRNLAITITDIVKPGHEIVMPNEGMPISKEPSKKGNLVIKFDIVFPLRLTAEQKSNLSRALG; encoded by the exons ATGGGGGTGGACTACTACAATATACTGAAGGTGAGCCGGAATGCGAGCGAGGAGGACCTGAAGAAGGCGTACAAGAGGTTGGCGATGAAGTGGCACCCGGATAAGAACCCGGCCAACAAGAAGGAGTCCGAGGCCAAGTTTAAGCAGATATCCGAGGCCTACGACATCCTCAGCGAACCTCAGAAGCGCCAGATCTACGACCTCTACGGCGAGGAAGGCCTCCAAGCGGCCGAATTTTCTGGGCTTAATTCCGCTGGCGGGCCATTCGCCGCAGGTAACTCTGGGTTCCAGTACAACCCCCGAGATGCTGAGGACATTTTCGCCGAGTTTTTCGGCGGATCTGTTGTCGGCGGTAACGGCGGGAGTAGGTTCAGTAGTGGCGAGGAAGTCGGGAGGAACAAGGTGAAGAAGAAGGCGAATCCGAAGGCGGCGGCTGTCGAGAGCAAATTGTTGTGTAGCTTGGAGGAGCTTTACAACGGTTGTCGTAGGAAGATGAGGATCTCGCGCTCTGTTCCCGATGAATTTGG TAGGCCAAAGACCGtagaagaaattttaaaaatagatatcAAGCCTGGTTGGAAGAAGGGTACGAAAATTACTTTTCCAGAGAAAGGCAATCTAGAACCTGGTGTTACCCCGGCTGATCTAATCTTTGTGGTGGATGAGAAACCTCATGCTATTTTCCTGAGAGATGGAAACGATCTGGTGGTTAATCAGGAAATATCACTATTGGAAGCTCTGGCTGGGGTAACTCTTAATTTGACAACCTTGGATCAAAGGAATCTTGCAATCACGATAACTGATATTGTAAAACCTGGCCATGAGATAGTGATGCCGAATGAAGGGATGCCCATCTCAAAGGAACCCAGCAAGAAAGGAAACCTTGTAATTAAGTTTGACATCGTGTTCCCTTTGAGGCTCACAGCAGAACAGAAATCTAACTTGAGTAGGGCTCTGGGTTGA
- the LOC121257783 gene encoding uncharacterized protein LOC121257783: MGASESSDASDGPVLSLLNKRLRALRKKLNRILQMEDAIAQGKPINKEQEEVLRSKPAVSALIDELEKLRQPLSQALSEELSIAAQRQQLSSHSAPASSVDRENSTDEDDDHRVKTSEPDLGVVEDLLKLLYFGSLFDVKSQSDFTATILTRTHERGCCLTYDYVTDDATDLLGERDLDSLSSLGGFLISRPVDSGLSHKNALQRCIEHAKLWLANSDQPIESNANITYAGLRERLNKIMASDYFTTTPEMKDPVEVAAGNYASFQVPITAPTQVDCSVAEFQHTDQDLANFQEHETGDDEYSSVDELQKDEEVTENAAEVVSVQQEQIKSLSELEHNEIDPQSKGQQYIPRRTYQNQYLRGGRGGSGGGRQGYSNGRGGRGNGRGSGPFQNGRNQYYEQPGNFYPRNFYNNRGSGGRGGGPSYDNHGSAVQSGHDPADIGVRS, translated from the exons ATGGGAGCAAGCGAGTCCTCTGACGCCTCGGATGGCCCCGTCCTCAGCCTTCTCAACAAGCGCCTCCGAGCCCTGCGCAAGAAACTCAACCGCATCCTCCAGATGGAGGACGCCATCGCCCAAGGCAAGCCCATCAATAAGGAACAAGAGGAAGTCCTCCGCTCCAAGCCCGCCGTCTCCGCCCTCATCGATGAGCTCGAGAAGCTCCGTCAGCCACTCTCCCAAGCCCTCTCCGAGGAGCTCAGCATCGCCGCCCAGCGCCAGCAGCTCTCCTCCCATTCCGCCCCCGCTTCCTCCGTCGATCGTGAAAACTCCACCGACGAAGACGACGACCACCGGGTAAAAACCTCCGAGCCTGACCTTGGTGTCGTGGAGGATCTCCTCAAACTGCTCTACTTCGGGTCCCTGTTCGACGTGAAGTCTCAGAGTGATTTCACGGCGACGATTCTCACGAGAACGCACGAGCGAGGGTGTTGCTTGACCTACGATTACGTCACCGACGACGCAACGGATCTGCTCGGCGAGAGGGACTTGGATTCCTTATCCTCGCTTGGTGGATTTTTGATTTCGCGCCCGGTCGATTCGGGCTTGTCGCACAAGAATGCCTTGCAGCGCTGCATCGAGCACGCCAAGCTCTGGCTTGCCAACTCCGACCAGCCCATTGAGTCTAATGCCAACAttactt ATGCCGGTTTGCGAGAGCGACTGAATAAGATTATGGCTTCGGACTATTTCACCACCACGCCAGAGATGAAAGATCCGGTGGAAGTTGCTGCTGGAAATTATGCTTCTTTCCAGGTACCGATCACAGCGCCCACCCAAGTGGATTGTTCGGTTGCAGAGTTTCAGCATACG GACCAAGACTTAGCAAATTTTCAAGAACATGAAACCGGGGATGATGAGTATAGTTCTGTGGATGAGCTACAAAAG GATGAAGAAGTGACAGAAAATGCTGCAGAGGTAGTCTCAGTTCAACAAGAACAAATCAAATCACTCTCAGAACTGGAGCATAATGAGATAGATCCACAGTCAAAGGGACAGCAATACATTCCCAGAAGAACATATCAGAACCAGTACCTAAGAGGTGGCCGTGGTGGTAGTGGGGGTGGCCGCCAGGGTTATTCTAATGGCCGTGGAGGTCGAGGCAATGGCAGGGGAAGTGGGCCCTTTCAGAATGGTCGCAACCAATATTATGAGCAGCCTGGAAATTTTTATCCTAGGAATTTTTATAACAATAGGGGAAGCGGTGGAAGGGGTGGTGGGCCATCCTACGACAACCATGGTTCAGCAGTTCAAAGTGGTCATGACCCGGCTGATATTGGGGTGCGTTCTTGA
- the LOC121257708 gene encoding uncharacterized protein LOC121257708, which translates to MEVFNKSKAVKLRSHQDKYLCADDDQKTVRQRRNGSSRRAAWFVEFVEGKSHAIRLRSCHGKYLTAADGGFLLGMTGQRVIQTVPAKGHYWKCEWVPIRDGFQVKLRSWSGKYLRANGGTPPWRNSVTHDDPHTTSTQNWTLWDVQAVEVDSIMEFMSYLSSSSSVSDEVLESKPESPLSVFSTTSVLGSAPESPMSVFSTTSPTPFYSTQSEYSNIFRSGMELFHNAKAVRLRSHHDKYLQAEEDEESVTQDRYGASKTARWTVEFVPDSQHIIRLKSCYNRYLTASNQPFLLGMTGCKVVQSLPRRPDSSVEWEPIREGNQVRLKTRYGNFLRANGGVPPWRNSVTHDIPHRTSTQDWILWDVDIVEIQVQSPSFKSHPPLPLPHSDSLYFDSRSPSSVSIKSGKFSRQESTDSNASSPPKSEGRTIYYQVADENGDVDDETVEGYSFTFKGNGIDELTHKFEEETGLEGIILCHRNPLNGKLYPLRLQLPPNNTTMNVIVVLSSSKAAKDFATQGI; encoded by the exons ATGGAGGTTTTCAACAAATCCAAGGCCGTGAAGCTCCGAAGCCACCAAGACAAGTACCTGTGCGCCGACGATGACCAAAAGACGGTACGCCAGAGGCGCAACGGCTCGTCGCGCAGAGCCGCATGGTTCGTAGAGTTCGTCGAAGGGAAAAGCCACGCGATACGCTTGAGAAGCTGCCACGGAAAGTACCTCACCGCCGCGGACGGGGGATTTCTTCTGGGCATGACGGGGCAGAGGGTGATTCAGACCGTGCCGGCGAAAGGCCACTACTGGAAGTGCGAGTGGGTGCCGATAAGGGACGGGTTCCAGGTGAAGCTGAGGAGCTGGTCCGGCAAATACCTCCGCGCCAACGGAGGGACTCCGCCGTGGAGGAACTCGGTCACGCACGACGACCCGCACACCACGTCCACGCAGAACTGGACCCTCTGGGATGTGCAGGCGGTGGAGGTCGACTCGATTATGGAGTTCATGTCGTATCTGTCGAGCTCATCTTCTGTGTCTGATGAAGTTTTGGAGTCGAAACCGGAGTCTCCCTTGTCGGTTTTCTCCACTACCTCAGTTTTGGGGTCGGCACCGGAGTCCCCCATGTCGGTTTTCTCCACTACCTCCCCGACGCCGTTTTATTCAACACAG AGTGAGTATTCCAACATATTCCGGTCTGGAATGGAGCTCTTCCACAACGCCAAGGCGGTGCGCCTTCGTAGCCACCACGACAAGTACCTCCAGGCCGAGGAGGACGAGGAGTCCGTGACCCAAGATCGATATGGAGCGTCCAAGACCGCCCGCTGGACTGTCGAGTTTGTGCCGGATTCACAGCACATCATCCGCCTTAAGAGCTGCTACAACAGGTACCTCACCGCCTCCAACCAACCCTTCTTGCTCGGAATGACTGGTTGCAAGGTGGTCCAGTCTCTGCCCCGGAGGCCCGACTCCTCCGTCGAGTGGGAGCCCATCAGAGAAGGGAACCAGGTCAGGCTCAAGACCCGGTACGGAAACTTCTTGAGGGCCAATGGCGGCGTGCCACCTTGGCGGAACTCCGTGACCCATGATATTCCTCACAGGACGTCCACCCAAGATTGGATACTTTGGGATGTTGATATCGTCGAGATTCAGGTTCAGTCTCCATCTTTTAAATCTCATCCTCCGCTGCCACTTCCACATTCCGACTCTCTGTATTTCGATTCGAGATCACCGTCTTCGGTTTCCATCAAATCCGGGAAATTTTCGAGACAAGAG TCTACAGATTCTAATGCGAGTTCGCCACCCAAGTCGGAAGGGAGGACTATATATTATCAAGTGGCTGATGAGAATGGTGATGTGGACGACGAAACAGTGGAGGgatattcttttacttttaagGGGAATGGCATTGATGAATTGACTCATAAATTCGAGGAAGAGACGGGATTAGAGGGTATCATCCTGTGTCATCGCAATCCCTTGAATGGAAAACTTTATCCCCTTCGCTTGCAGCTTCCTCCAAACAACACGACTATGAATGTCATAGTCGTTCTGTCTTCATCGAAAG CGGCAAAGGACTTTGCAACACAAGGTATATAA